The proteins below are encoded in one region of Phaseolus vulgaris cultivar G19833 chromosome 1, P. vulgaris v2.0, whole genome shotgun sequence:
- the LOC137814475 gene encoding S-adenosylmethionine synthase 3-like, translated as MESFLFTSESVNEGHPDKLCDQVSDAILDACLEQDPDSKVACETCTKTNMVMVFGEITTKANVNYEKIVRDTCRGIGFVSPDVGLDADNCKVLVNIEQQSPDIAQGVHDHMTKKPEEIGAGDQGHMFGYATDETPELMPLTHVLATKLGAKLTEVRKNKTCPWLRPDGKTQVTVEYKNDNGAMVPIRVHTVLISTQHDETVTNEQIAEELKEKVIKPVIPTKYLDDKTIFHLNPSGRFVIGGPHGDAGLTGRKIIIDTYGGWGAHGGGAFSGKDPTKVDRSGAYIVRQAAKSVVASGLARRCIVQVSYAIGVPEPLSVFVDTYQTGKIPDKEILVLIKEKFDFRPGMIAINLDLMRGGNCRYLKTAAYGHFGRDDPDFTWETVKILKPNA; from the coding sequence ATGGAAAGTTTCCTCTTCACCTCAGAATCTGTAAACGAAGGTCATCCCGACAAGTTGTGTGATCAGGTTTCAGATGCCATCCTGGATGCATGCTTGGAGCAAGACCCAGACAGCAAGGTTGCGTGTGAAACCTGTACAAAAACTAACATGGTTATGGTGTTTGGTGAGATAACAACCAAGGCCAATGTGAACTACGAGAAAATAGTTCGAGATACTTGCAGAGGCATTGGGTTCGTGTCCCCGGATGTTGGTCTTGATGCTGACAATTGCAAAGTCCTGGTCAACATTGAGCAGCAGAGTCCTGATATTGCTCAAGGAGTTCATGATCACATGACCAAAAAGCCAGAGGAAATTGGTGCTGGTGACCAAGGCCACATGTTTGGCTATGCCACAGACGAAACCCCGGAGCTAATGCCACTCACTCATGTGCTTGCTACTAAACTTGGAGCCAAGCTCACTGAAGTGAGGAAGAACAAAACATGTCCCTGGCTGAGGCCAGATGGTAAAACCCAAGTGACAGTTGAGTACAAGAACGATAATGGAGCCATGGTCCCTATCCGGGTCCACACAGTCCTCATCTCAACTCAGCATGATGAAACTGTCACAAATGAGCAAATTGCTGAAGAATTGAAAGAGAAAGTGATCAAACCCGTCATCCCAACCAAATATCTTGATGACAAAACCATCTTCCACCTCAACCCCTCTGGTAGGTTTGTCATTGGTGGACCCCATGGAGATGCAGGACTCACTGGAAGGAAGATCATTATAGACACCTATGGCGGTTGGGGTGCTCATGGCGGCGGTGCCTTCTCCGGCAAGGACCCAACCAAGGTTGATAGGAGTGGCGCATACATTGTCAGGCAAGCAGCCAAGAGTGTGGTAGCTTCAGGACTTGCTAGACGTTGTATTGTGCAGGTTTCTTATGCAATTGGAGTCCCAGAGCCCCTTTCAGTGTTTGTAGACACATACCAAACGGGAAAGATTCCAGACAAGGAAATCTTGGTTCTGATCAAGGAGAAGTTTGACTTCAGGCCAGGAATGATTGCCATCAATCTTGATCTCATGAGAGGAGGCAACTGCAGGTACCTGAAAACTGCTGCTTATGGGCATTTTGGACGTGATGATCCTGATTTCACTTGGGAGACTGTGAAGATCCTCAAGCCTAATGCTTAA
- the LOC137814476 gene encoding thioredoxin-like 3-3 translates to MEGSLSVVSNQHDKAKKGLEGSANLKSATSDDDFTNVLAHIKSSKTPAVINYGASWCRVCSQILPAFYRLSNNFPKLTFVYADIDECPETTQHIRYTPTFQFYRNGEKVDEMYGTGEERLHDRLWLHS, encoded by the exons ATGGAGGGAAGCTTAAGCGTGGTGAGCAACCAGCATGATAAGGCAAAGAAAGGGTTGGAAGGCAGTGCCAATTTGAAAAGCGCTACCAGCGACGACGACTTCACCAATGTTCTCGCACACATCAAATCCTCCAAAACCCCC GCTGTTATCAATTATGGCGCTTCTTG GTGTCGCGTCTGTAGCCAAATTCTCCCAGCATTCTACAGACTAAGCAATAATTTTCCGAAGCTTACCTTTGTGTACGCTGACATTGATGAATGCCCGGAAACAACTCAACACATTCGGTACACCCCCACCTTCCAATTTTACCGGAATGGTGAAAAGGTAGATGAGATGTATGGCACTGGAGAAGAGAGGCTCCATGATCGCCTGTGGTTGCACTCTTAA